A window of Macrotis lagotis isolate mMagLag1 chromosome X, bilby.v1.9.chrom.fasta, whole genome shotgun sequence contains these coding sequences:
- the LOC141499193 gene encoding uncharacterized protein LOC141499193 — MAPKPGGRVDRKAARRPRLSGRRFTKAEDWSDCPALGPGWKRRENFRKRGATCGLSDTYYLSPSGAQIRSKVELARYLGPGWDLSGFHFKLGVRQPSPAQAAAAAPPSHTERPRRGPGRPRKEPAPPPREPPAAEGPRAEPPAAQPAAAAAAAAAEPPEPGAPAPAPRPQPAAAAAAAAEAPRGDAAQTARIAPAETPPSDRGGGHPRRRWRQRWLQTLGGEGQGGAPPGAPAQPGGGASCAAAPEVCAAAAAAPADPAAAAAAPKPRARGSDCGLCAGCQTREDCGVCWICAREGKPGLVRRWRCLARRCQQKRLTRKARASGARKPPGRRPAAPAPAPSPPPPPPQPQPQPPSPGPAAGPALPADRHRRARSSRRCGTCAACRRLLDCGECDFCLDKPKFGGFNQKRQKCRWRQCLSFAIKRLLPARDSASSSSEEEEEEEEEEEEVKPRPRPHWARARGRLAQRLVAGARRRPRQKPPPLPLVPKQEEGADAPQQQQQQPLDTSLVILQGGQHIPVLGPVPKEERSPTPSPDPSPPEGPEGLAASGQLKQEVKNSESQAPAATPASPGGSLPDLPGKEAEGAQLQQVVKEEEDPAQEEVASTPVIMEIYSLGKTTPASTGLFGTLDSVLQEFLMELNELPLPAHWEVLPTRGPDLCLIQRSIVSTVAAAVIHIQPGLYFRVVVRDVPVPPTHELYSAHPLRLTTVDEVIELICSLEAYHLCPGWPDSWHQGPRSPGCDVLVYEGRCQYCCLKPWSLGRKL; from the exons ATGGCCCCCAAGCCCGGCGGCCGCGTCGATCGCAAGGCGGCCAGGCGGCCCCGGCTCTCGGGGCGCCGCTTCACCAAGGCCGAGGACTGGTCCGACTGCCCTGCCCTAGGCCCGGGCTGGAAGAGGCGGGAGAACTTCCGAAAGCGGGGAGCCACCTGCGGCCTCTCGGACACCTACTACCTGAGCCCCTCGGGCGCGCAGATCCGCAGCAAGGTGGAGCTGGCCCGCTACCTGGGCCCGGGCTGGGATCTCAGCGGCTTCCACTTCAAGCTCGGGGTGCGGCAGCCCTCGCCCGCGCAGGCAGCGGCGGCGGCGCCGCCCAGCCACACCGAGAGGCCGCGACGAGGGCCGGGAAGGCCCAGGAAGGAGCCCGCGCCCCCGCCCCGGGAGCCGCCCGCCGCCGAGGGGCCCCGCGCCGAGCCGCCCGCCGCCcagcccgccgccgccgccgccgccgccgccgccgagccCCCCGAGCCCGGAGCCCCCGCCCCGGCTCCGCGGCCCcagcccgccgccgccgccgccgccgccgccgaggcGCCCCGCGGAGACGCCGCCCAGACTGCCCGCATCGCCCCCGCCGAGACTCCGCCGAGCGACCGCGGCGGCGGCCACCCCCGGCGGCGATGGCGGCAGCGCTGGCTCCAGACCCTGGGCGGCGAGGGCCAAGGGGGCGCGCCCCCGGGGGCGCCGGCCCAGCCCGGCGGAGGCGCGTCCTGCGCGGCCGCGCCTGAGGTgtgcgccgccgccgccgcggccccCGCGGACCCC gccgccgccgccgccgccccgaaGCCGCGGGCCCGGGGCTCCGACTGCGGCCTGTGCGCCGGCTGCCAGACCCGCGAGGACTGCGGGGTCTGCTGGATCTGCGCCCGCGAGGGGAAGCCGGGCCTGGTCCGGCGCTGGCGCTGCCTGGCCAGGCGCTGCCAGCAGAAGCGCCTGACGAGGAAAGCCAGGGCCTCGGGGGCCAGGAAGCCCCCCGGCCGCCGCCCGgccgcgcccgcgcccgcgccctcgccaccgccgccgccgccccagccccagccccagccgcCGTCCCCGGGCCCGGCCGCCGGCCCCGCGCTCCCGGCCGACCGCCACCGCCGCGCGCGCAGCAGCCGCAGGTGCGGGACCTGCGCGGCCTGCCGCCGGCTGCTGGACTGCGGCGAGTGCGACTTCTGCCTGGACAAGCCCAAGTTCGGGGGCTTCAACCAGAAGCGCCAGAAGTGCCGCTGGAGGCAGTGCCTCAGCTTCGCCATCAAGCGGCTCCTGCCGGCCAGGGACAGCGCCTCCTCGTCctcggaggaggaggaggaggaggaggaggaggaagaagaggtcaAGCCGCGGCCGCGGCCCCACTGGGCCAGGGCCAGGGGCCGCCTGGCCCAGAGGCTGGTGGCCGGGGCCCGGCGCAGGCCCCGGCAGAAGCCGCCGCCTCTGCCCCTGGTGCCGAAGCAGGAGGAGGGCGCCGACGCcccgcagcagcagcagcagcagccgctGGACACCAGCCTGGTCATCCTGCAGGGCGGCCAGCACATCCCGGTGCTGGGGCCCGTGCCCAAGGAGGAGCGCTCGCCCACGCCGTCCCCCGACCCCAGCCCGCCCGAGGGGCCCGAGGGGCTGGCGGCCTCCGGCCAGCTGAAGCAGGAGGTAAAGAACTCTGAGTCCCAGGCCCCCGCGGCCACCCCAGCAAGCCCCGGCGGCTCCCTGCCGGACCTGCCCGGCAAAGAGGCCGAGGGGGCCCAGCTGCAGCAGGTGGTGAAAGAGGAGGAAGACCCGGCACAAGAAGAAGTTGCGAGCACCCCGGTGATCATGGAGATCTACAGCTTGGGCAAGACCACCCCGGCCTCCACAGGACTCTTTGGAACCCTGGACAGTGTCCTGCAGGAGTTTCTGATGGAACTGAACGAGCTGCCCTTGCCCGCCCACTGGGAAGTGCTGCCCACGAGGGGACCGGACCTCTGCCTCATCCAGCGATCCATCGTGTCCACCGTGGCTGCCGCGGTCATCCACATCCAGCCGGGCCTGTACTTCCGGGTGGTGGTCCGGGATGTCCCGGTGCCCCCCACCCACGAGCTCTACTCTGCCCACCCGCTGCGGCTCACTACCGTAGATGAGGTGATAGAGCTCATCTGCAGCCTGGAAGCCTACCATTTGTGTCCAGGCTGGCCCGACAGCTGGCATCAGGGCCCGCGGTCCCCAGGTTGTGATGTCTTGGTCTACGAGGGCCGTTGCCAGTATTGCTGCCTAAAGCCTTGGTCTTTGGGGAGGAAGCTGTAA